Part of the Georgenia sp. TF02-10 genome, ACGACGCCGCCCTGGCCACGCTGGAGGAGGCCCGCCTGATGGGCGGGGACTGGGTCCGGGCGCTGGGGGCGCTGCCGAACGAGTACCAGTACTACTACGACTTCACCCGCGAGGCGGTGGCCGGGATCAGCGCCCAGCGGTCCACCCGGGGGGAGTTCCTCGCCGACCAGCAGGGCCGGTTCTACGCCGCCGCCCGGGCCGAGCCAGTCCGGGCGCTGCCGCTGTGGCGGTCCGCGCTGGCGGAGCGGGAGGCGACCTACATGGCCACCGAGCGGGCGACGTCGGGGGCGGGCGAGCGGGCCGCGGCGGACCTGGGCGGGGGGTACCACGAGGTCGCCGTCGACCTGATGGCCGCCCTGCTCGGCGGGGAGCGGCACCGGATGATCCTCGACGTGCCCAACACCGGCGCCGACGGCCGCCCCGTCCTGGCCGGCCTGCCGGGCGACGCCGTGGTGGAGGTGCCGGTGGAGGTCGACGGCGCCGGCGTGCGGCCGCTGCCGCTGGCCCGGCAGCTGGACCCGGCCATGCTGGCCCGGGTGCAGACGGTCAAGGCGTGCGAGCGGCTCGTCCTGGACGCCGCCCGCACCGGCTCCCGGACCAGCGCGTGGCGGGCCTTCGCGGCCCACCCCCTCGTCGACTCCGTCGCCGCGGCACGCCGGCTGGCGGAGGCGGCGCTGGCGGCCCGGGACGGCTGATCCGACGGTCGCCGGGTGACCCGTGCCTCGGCGGTGGTCCGGGTACGCGTCTACGGCAACTGATGCCTGGTCCGCGTCGAACGGCACGATCTCGATGCCCGGGTCGCGCATCAGGGCGTCCAGGTCTCCGCGCTGCTGGGCGAGCCCCAACCTCGAGCCGATGACGACCCGGCACTCGACCTACGTGGCCGCAGAGATCCGCGCGGATCGAGCTCCGGCCAGCAAATGTGCCAGCGCTTCTGCCTCCGGCACGCCGGCGAGGATCGTGACGAGCGCAGAGAGGTGTCGACGACATGCCGGCCGTCGTCGTAACGGTCGTCGTCGGAGCTGAGCAAGCGCCCGACGGTCCGCTGGTGTCAGGAACAGGCTCCAGGAGGGCGGCGGCCACCCGAGATGCCCTGCTCCCTGCCCTCATGTCCGGCAAGCTCCGCGTCCGTGACGCCGAGCGAGCGGTCGAGGCACTCGCGTGAGCCCACCGGCCGAGTTTCTCGATAGTTGTGCACTGCCCTGGCAGGCAAGGGTGACGCAAAACTTGGAGGAAACCCGCCCAGGGCTCGGACACTGAGGCGTCGGACCTCGACCTCCTTGTGGAGTTCGAACCCGGCGCCGACCTGTTCAACGTCGTCGCACTCGAGCAGCGGCTCGGCGATCTTCTCGGCTGCCGGGTCGACGTCGTGCCGCGCTCGTCCTCCGGAGGTGCGGCCAGGCACGCCCGCCGCGACGCCGTCCCGCTGCCGTGAACCGGCAACGCTCGTCGCCCGACGAGGTGGCCGACGCGCTCCGGACGGCGCTGGCCCAGTGCCGGTACATCACCTCTTTCGGCCGGACCGGCTTCCTGGGGGACGGGCTCGAGGCGCAGGTCCTCCGCCTCGCCGGCGAGCGGCTGATCATCACGGTCCAGTCCGCCCTCGATGACCTGCCCGCGGCCTTCCTGGGCCAGAACGACGACCTCCCGTTCGCCCTCGTCCGCGGCATGCGTGACCGGCTCGCCCTCGGTCATGGGGACGTCGACGCGGAGATCGTCTGGGCGACCATCGCCGGACGGCTGCCCGAGCTCGTCGCGCAGGTGCTTGACCGCCTCGGTCGCTGAGTCATCCTCGTGCGGCGCTGACCCGGCTGCGAGAAGGTGGGACAGCACCGGCGCACCGGGCGCCCGGCGACGATGGAGGTCACGATGCCCGTCCACCTGTGGTCTCGCGAGGCCGAGCCGGAGAGGTCGCACGAGTTCCGGCGCGTGCTGTGGACCGGTGAGCACAGCCAGCTGGTGGTCATGACCATCCCGCCCGGCGACGAGATCGGTGAGGAGACCCACCCCGACAACGACCAGATCCGCTCCTTCGTCTCGGGCGCGGGGAAGGCGGTGGTCGACGGCGAGGAGCAGTTTGTCGCGCCCGGGGACATCGTCGCCGTCCCGGCCGGCGCCCGGCACAACGTCGTCAACGTCGGGCCCGGCCCGCTGGTGCTGTACGCGATCTGCTCCCCGCCCCGCCACGCCGAGGGCACCGTGCACGGCACCCGGGAGGAGGCGGCGACGGCCGCTGCCCTCGGCGACGACGCCTCGTAGCGGTCGCCCGACGGCTTAGTGGCCGCCCGACGGCCGCCGCCCCCGGACGGCCGCAACCGTCGTCCAGGGGTGGCCCGTCCGGCACGAGCGACGGTGGTCCCGCCGGGCCGGCCCGTGCCGCCGGTCGGCCCGGCTGGAAGGATGGACGCATGAGTCTGACCATCGGCTACGCCGCAGCCCTCGAGCAGTTCCACCCCCGCGACGCGGTCCGCTACGCCGAGCAGGCCGAGCACCACGGCTTCTCCGGCGTCATGGCCGCCGACCACTTCCAGCCCTGGACCCCGACCCAGGGGCAGGCGGCCTTCGTGTGGAACGTGCTCAGCGCCGTCGCCGAGCGCACCACCGGCGACCTCGGGCCGGGGGTGACGGCGCCGACGTTCCGGTACCACCCGGCGGTGGTGGCCCAGGCCAGCGCCACGCTCGCGGCCATGTATCCCGGCCGGCACTGGCTCGGGCTCGGCTCCGGGGAGGCGCTCAACGAGCATGTCACCGGGCAGTACTGGCCCGAGGCCCCGGAGCGGATCAACCGGATGTTCGAGGCCATCGAGATCATCCGCAAGCTCTTCACCGCCTCCCTGGCGGGCAAGGACGCCAAGCACGCCGGCACGTACTTCAGGCTGGAGTCCACCCGGCTGTGGACCATGCCCGAGCAGGCCCCGCCGATCCTGGTCGCCACCGGCGGCCCGGTCACCGCGCGCCGGGCCGGCAAGCACGCCGACGGGCTGATCACCGTCGGCGCGCCACGGGAGAAGATCGCCGGGCTGTTCGAGAAGTTCGACGCCGGCGCGCGGGAGGCCGGCAAGGACCCCGGCACCATGCCCAAGGTGCTCCAGCTGCACCTGTCCTGGGCGCCGACCGACGAGGAGGCGCTGGCCAACGCGCTGACCGAGTGGCCCAACGGGGGGATGAAGTTCCCCAAGGCGGACATCCGCTCCCCGTTCGACTTCGCCGCGATGGCCCGGCTCGTCGGGGCCGAGGACTTCGCCGGGCGGATGGTGATCTCGGCCGACCCGGACGAGCACCGCGCCGAGATCCAGCGCTACGTCGACCTCGGATTCGACCGGATCTACCTGCACAACGTCGGCCGCAACCAGGAGGAGTGGCTCGAGGTCTTCGGCCGCGACGTCCTGCCCAAGCTGGCCCGGTGAGCGAGGCTCCGACCGGGCCCGGGCCGGTGCCGGGCGGTCCGACCGCGCCCGCCGCCCTGCTCCTTGCCCAGGCCCCCGACGGCGTCCCGCGGATCACCAGCGGCGCCGACCTCGCCGCCCTGCTCACCCCCGCCCTCGCCGCGCTGGCCTGGCCGGACGGCTCGACGGGCCTGGCCGAGGGTGACGTCGTCGTCGTCGCCTCCAAGGTCGTCGCGAAGGCCGAGGGCCGCCTGGTGGCGGCCCGGGACGCCGCCGAGCGGGACCGGGTGATCGCCGGGGAGACGGTGCGGGTGGTCGCCGAGCGGCCGCACCCGGACGGGTCGGTGCTGCGGATCGTGGAGAACCGGCAGGGCCTGGTGATGGCGGCCGCGGGGGTGGACGCCTCCGACGTGCCCGCTGGCACCGCCCTCCTGCTGCCGGAGGACCCGGACGCCTCCGCCCGCCGGCTGCGCCGCGGCCTGCACGCCCGGCTCGGCGTGCGGCCCGGGGTGCTGGTCACCGACACCGCCGGCCGGCCCTGGCGGCGCGGGGTGGTGGACATGGCCATCGGCGCCGCCGGCGTGCGCCTGCTCGCCGACCACCGCGGCCGGCGCGACGCCTACGGGCGGGCGCTGCAGACCACCGTGGTCAGCCTCGCGGACGAGATCGCCGCGGCGGCGGACCTGGTCAAGGGAAAGGTCGCCGGCCGGCCGGTCGCCGTGGTGCGCGGCATGGGGCAGGCGGTGAGCGCCGAGGACGGCGACGGCGCCCGGGAGCTC contains:
- a CDS encoding DUF86 domain-containing protein produces the protein MADALRTALAQCRYITSFGRTGFLGDGLEAQVLRLAGERLIITVQSALDDLPAAFLGQNDDLPFALVRGMRDRLALGHGDVDAEIVWATIAGRLPELVAQVLDRLGR
- a CDS encoding TIGR03557 family F420-dependent LLM class oxidoreductase, which gives rise to MSLTIGYAAALEQFHPRDAVRYAEQAEHHGFSGVMAADHFQPWTPTQGQAAFVWNVLSAVAERTTGDLGPGVTAPTFRYHPAVVAQASATLAAMYPGRHWLGLGSGEALNEHVTGQYWPEAPERINRMFEAIEIIRKLFTASLAGKDAKHAGTYFRLESTRLWTMPEQAPPILVATGGPVTARRAGKHADGLITVGAPREKIAGLFEKFDAGAREAGKDPGTMPKVLQLHLSWAPTDEEALANALTEWPNGGMKFPKADIRSPFDFAAMARLVGAEDFAGRMVISADPDEHRAEIQRYVDLGFDRIYLHNVGRNQEEWLEVFGRDVLPKLAR
- a CDS encoding 6-phospho-beta-glucosidase — encoded protein: MLTILGGGGFRVPLVYQAVAAARGRVDVAEVVLLDDDADRLATMGHVLAQLAAETGGGPRVRTTTDLDAALAGADVVFAAVRVGGTAGRTRDERVALAEGLLGQETVGPGGLAYALRTVPVAEHLARRIAARAPGAWTINFTNPASVVTEAMAAHLGGRVVGICDTPIALVRRALRAVGLDPAAFDRGEAEVDYAGLNHLGWLLALRAGGRDVLPGLLADDAALATLEEARLMGGDWVRALGALPNEYQYYYDFTREAVAGISAQRSTRGEFLADQQGRFYAAARAEPVRALPLWRSALAEREATYMATERATSGAGERAAADLGGGYHEVAVDLMAALLGGERHRMILDVPNTGADGRPVLAGLPGDAVVEVPVEVDGAGVRPLPLARQLDPAMLARVQTVKACERLVLDAARTGSRTSAWRAFAAHPLVDSVAAARRLAEAALAARDG
- the cofE gene encoding coenzyme F420-0:L-glutamate ligase; amino-acid sequence: MSEAPTGPGPVPGGPTAPAALLLAQAPDGVPRITSGADLAALLTPALAALAWPDGSTGLAEGDVVVVASKVVAKAEGRLVAARDAAERDRVIAGETVRVVAERPHPDGSVLRIVENRQGLVMAAAGVDASDVPAGTALLLPEDPDASARRLRRGLHARLGVRPGVLVTDTAGRPWRRGVVDMAIGAAGVRLLADHRGRRDAYGRALQTTVVSLADEIAAAADLVKGKVAGRPVAVVRGMGQAVSAEDGDGARELIRPPEEDLFRRGTPTG
- a CDS encoding cupin domain-containing protein, whose translation is MPVHLWSREAEPERSHEFRRVLWTGEHSQLVVMTIPPGDEIGEETHPDNDQIRSFVSGAGKAVVDGEEQFVAPGDIVAVPAGARHNVVNVGPGPLVLYAICSPPRHAEGTVHGTREEAATAAALGDDAS